A stretch of the Thunnus thynnus chromosome 7, fThuThy2.1, whole genome shotgun sequence genome encodes the following:
- the LOC137186201 gene encoding ras-related protein Rap-2b: MREYKVVVLGSGGVGKSALTVQFVTGSFIEKYDPTIEDFYRKEIEVDSSPSVLEILDTAGTEQFASMRDLYIKNGQGFILVYSLVNQQSFQDIKPMRDQIIRVKRYERVPMILVGNKVDLEGEREVSSGEGKALADDWNCPFMETSAKNKTSVDELFAEIVRQMNYASTPNGDDQCCSSCVIL; this comes from the coding sequence ATGAGAGAGTACAAAGTAGTGGTTCTCGGGTCCGGAGGGGTCGGTAAATCCGCACTCACCGTCCAATTCGTGACGGGATCCTTCATAGAGAAATACGACCCCACGATAGAGGATTTCTACAGGAAGGAGATCGAGGTGGACTCCTCTCCGTCCGTCCTGGAGATCCTGGACACGGCGGGGACCGAGCAGTTCGCCTCCATGCGAGACTTGTACATCAAAAACGGTCAGGGTTTCATCCTGGTCTACAGCCTGGTGAACCAGCAGAGCTTCCAGGACATCAAGCCGATGAGGGATCAGATCATTCGGGTGAAACGGTACGAGAGGGTGCCGATGATTCTGGTTGGAAACAAAGTGGACctggagggggagagggaggtcTCGTCCGGTGAGGGGAAGGCACTGGCGGACGACTGGAACTGCCCGTTCATGGAAACTTCAGCCAAAAATAAAACCTCGGTGGACGAACTGTTTGCAGAGATAGTCCGACAGATGAACTATGCCTCAACACCAAATGGCGACGATCAGTGCTGTTCGTCTTGTgtcattctttaa